From Acidobacteriota bacterium:
ATCGCGGTCGGCATGGCCACCAACATCCCGCCGCACAACCTGCGCGAGATCATCGACGGCGTGGTCTGGCTCATCGATCACCGCGAGGCATCGTCTGCCGAGAAGCACGCCGGTCTCCGGCGCATTGTGCTCGGTCCGGATTTCCCAACCGGCGGTCAGATTGTCGGACGGGCCGGCATCGAACTGGCCTTGCGCACCGGCCGCGGGTCCATCACCATTCGAGCGAAGACCGAAGTCGAGGTCTCAAAGAAGGGCGACCGGCAGTCGATCATCGTCACCGAGATTCCATATCAGGTGAACAAGGCCCGGCTGATCGAGAAGATCGCCGACCTGGTGCGGGAAAAATCCGTCGAAGGCATTTCTGACCTGCGCGATGAATCCGATCGCGATGGTATGCGCATCGTTATCGAACTCAAGCGCGGCGAGATGGCCGACGTCGTCCTGAACAATCTCTACAAGCACACGCCGCTGCAGTCGACGTTTGGGATCATCACGCTGGCGATCGTGGGCGGGCGCCCGCGCGTCCTCCCGCTGGTCGAGATGCTCGACCTGTTTATCGACTTCAGGCGCGAGGTCGTGCGCCGGCGGATTGATTACGAACTCCGGAAGGCCGAAGCCCGCGCCCACATCCTCGAAGGCCTCAAGATTGCCCTCGATCACCTCGACGCGGTGATCACGCTCATCCGCAGTTCGCGTTCGCCGGCCGAGGCGCGCGACGGGCTGATGTCGACATTCGCGCTGAGCCAGATCCAGGCGCAGGCCATCCTCGACATGCAACTCCAGCGGTTGACGGGCCTGGAACGCCAGAAGATTGAAGACGAGCTGGTCGATGTGTTGAAGACCATCGAGCGGCTGCGCGCGATCCTCGCGAGCGAGACGCTCGTGATGGACATCATCGTGAGCGAGTTGCGGGCGATCCAGGCGAAATTCGGCGATGCGCGGCGCACCGAGATCACCGACGAGACGGGGGAATTCCGGGTCGAAGACCTGATTGCCGAAGAAGACATGGCCATCACGGTCACCAACACCGGCTACATCAAACGGACCGCCATCACGAGCTATCGGAATCAGCGGCGGGGCGGCAAGGGCCGCATCGGGATGCGGTTCCGCGAAGAGGACTTCGTCGACCACCTCTTCATCGCATCGACGCACGCCTACATCATGATTTTCTCGGACCGGGGGCGCGCCTACTGGCTCCGGGTCTACGAGATTCCCGATGTCGGGCCGGACGGAAAGGGCAAGGCGCTGCCGAATCTGGTCTCGATGGCCGAGGGTGAGCGGATTGCCGCGCTGCTGGCGGTCAGGACCTGGGACGACGACAAGTTCGTCTTCATGGGCACCCGCAGGGGCAGCGTCAAGAAAACCGCCCTGTCGGCGTTCTCGAACCCGCGGGCGGGCGGCATCATTGCCATGGGCGTCGAGCCTGAAGATGCGGTCATTGCGGTGCAGATGACCGACGGAACCGGTGAAATCTTCATCGGGACGCGCGACGGAATGGCCATCCGGTTCCCCGAAACCGATGTCAGACCAATGGGCCGGACGGCCTACGGGGTGCGCGGAATCAGCCTCCGGGAGGGCGACGACGTGGTCGCCATGGAGGTCGTGCAGGCCGACGGCTCAGGCACGGTGATGAATGTTTGTGAGAATGGATACGGCAAACGGACCGACCTCGACGAATACCGCGTGCAATCGAGGGGCGGAGTGGGTATCATCTCCATCCAAACGACCGACCGGAATGGCCGGGTGGTCGGAATTGCGTACGTCCGGGGCGAAGACGAGCTGATGCTCATCACGCAACAAGGCAAAGTGTTGCGGATGCCCACCAGCGGCATTCGTGCAATTGGCCGGGCGACGCAAGGCGTCCGGCTGATCGAAATCGAGTCGGAAGACCGGGTCGTGTCCGTGGCGCGACTGGCGGAACAGGAAGACGACAACCCACTAGCGGAGTAGAGGAGGCAAGTATGTCTCGGCCCAACACGTTCCGGGTCCTCACTGTCCCCGTCCTAATGCTGATCGTTGTGATCATGACCGCCTGTGGCGGAAATGCTGAGGAGCAGACGCTCTTCAACAAGTACTTCCAGTCGTCGAAGATGGCTGACAATCTCACGCTCGCCAACATTGCGACCGTGGCGTTCGACCCGGCCATCGACGGCCAGATGCAGTCACACAGCATCACGCTGGTGGGCGAGGAGAAGACGGCTCCGCTGACGCTCAAGACCGGCGCCGAAGAGGTCCGCAAGGCCGTGGCTGCGGAGAGCGGGTTCACCAAGAGCAAGAAGGCGTTCCAGGACGCCAACGATGCCGCGATCGAGCGGATCGTCAAGGCCGAGGGCAAGAACCAGAAACTGACCGGCAAGGACCTTGAGATCCAGAGAACCTGGACGAAGTGGCGCGACGATGCCAAGGCGATGTCGCAGAAGGTCTCGGACGTCAAGAAGCGGGGGAACAATCGCCAGGTCGTGGAGATCAGCATCCTCGATCAGCGCAACCCGATCGACGTGACGGCCTATGACGGCGAGATGGCGACGAAGGAAGTCACCATCCATGGCACGGTCAAGACGCCGGCGGGCGAGACCGTGACGAAGGACTACGTCTTCACGATGCAGCGCGCGACGCTGAAGAACGTCAACGGGAAAGACCAGGTCGGCCGCTGGGTGATTACGGGACGCAGGGAAGCGGCGAAGTAGCGCAGAGAATTTCTGGTGGTGTAGGGGCAACCCCCTGTGGTTGCCCCACGTGACTCGGGCGGGCACGGGGGCCCGCCCCTACGCTTTCCTACCGACCGCTGTCTTACGCCTTCTCCAGCTTCGCGTAGCGCGCCAGCAGGCGCTTGGATCCCACCGTCGCGAAGCGGACCGTCACTTTTACATCATCGTTGTGGTCCTCGACGCCGATGACGGTGCCCAGGCCAAACTGCGAATGCTTGACGCGTTGTCCCAGGCGGAAGCCCGACGCGGAACCCGACTGATCCTCGTCCTCGGGGGCGTAGGTCTGCTCGGATTCACGCACGCAGCGGCGGCCGTAGGCGCCGCGGTCGCCGGAGTCTCGATCGCCAGAGCGAAACCCGCTGCGGTTTCCATACCCTGCGCCGCGCACGCTGGAGTTGTAGCCTGTGTAGCCGACGAAATCGTAGCGCTGCACGAGTTCCGGCGGCACTTCGTCGATGAAGCGGGAGGGTTCAGTCGCGCGGTACTCGCCGAACACGCGGCGCCGGCTGGCGCTCGTGAGGAACAGCCGCAGCCGCGCGCGCGTCATGCCGACGTAGCACAACCGCCGCTCTTCCTCGAGATCGTCATCACTGTCTGACACCCGCGAGTGCGGGAACAGGCCCTCCTCGAGTCCGGTGATAATGACCGTCGGGAATTCGAGCCCCTTTGCCGCATGCATCGTCATCAGGAGAATGCGCGCGTTCTCGGCGCCCTGGCTTTCGTCGGCCTCCGACAGCAGCGACAACCGATCCACAAAACCGGAAAGAGAAGGTTCAGCCTCACGCGTCTCATATTCCCTGGCGGCCGACACGAGTTCGGCGAGGTTCTCGATCCGGCCCTGCGCTTCTTCGCTGCGCTCGTCCTTGAGATCCTGCAGGTATCCCGACTGGTCGAGCACTTTGGCGATCGTGACAGACACCGTCTCTCGATGGGCCATTTCCGTGAGCGAGAGCACGAGGTCGCGAAACGCCGTGAGCGAGGCCGCGGCCCGATTCGAAAAGCGTCGTCGGTCGAGCCCGGTCACCAGAGCCGTCCAGAGCGAACGGGGCGGAGGTGGCGCGGTCGGGTCGCCGGCAAGCAGCGGCATGTTATTCGCGTTCTGGTCTCTAACTTCTGGCGTCTGATTCCCGCCTTCAGCAGGCTCGTCGTCTTTGCCCGCCGCTTCAAGGCTGTCCATCACGCCTTTGCCGATGCCTCGCGCCGGAACGTTGATGACCCGTCTGAGGCTGACGCTGTCGTGCGGATTCAACAGGAGTTTCAGGTAGGCAAGAGCGTCCTTGACCTCTTTGCGCTCATAGAACCGGACGCTGCCGATGATCCGGTAGACCAGGTTCTCCCGGCGCATGGCATCTTCAACCACGCGCGACTGGGCGTTGGTGCGGTAGAGCACGGCCACCATGTCGTCGACGTTCTCGCCACGCGCGCTGCGCGCCGTTTTTGCGACGAAATCCGCTTCCTCGAGTTCGTCACCGCAGCGGGCATAGACAATGAGGTCTCCACCCTTCAGGTCGGTCCAGAGGCGCTTTTCCTTGCGATTGCGGTTGTTCGCGATGACGGCCGACGCCGCATCGAGGATCACCTGCGTGGACCGGTAGTTGCGCTCGAGACGAACGACCTTCGCCTCCGGAAAGTCGTGCTCGAAGTCGAGGATGTTGCGGATGTCGGCGCCGCGCCACCCGTAGATCGACTGATCGGGATCGCCGACCACGGTCAGGTTGCGATGGATCTCCGCGAATCGCCGCATCAGCAGGTACTGCGGCCGGTTGGTGTCCTGGTATTCGTCGACCATCACGAAGCGGAAACGCTGCGCGTAGTGTCGCCGAACCACCTCGGCCTTCTCGAACAGCTCTACCGTGCGCACCAGCAGATCGTCGAAATCCAGTGCACCGCTGGCTTCGAGCGTCTTTGTGTATTCGAGATACACGCGCGCGATTTGGTCCTCGCGATAGCCCGATCGCTCCGCCGCCATGGCGGCCGGCGATTGCATGCTGTTTTTTGCCCGGCTGATAGCCGAAAGCGCCGCTCGCGGCTGGATGAAGCTCTCTTCGATCTGGAGTGTCTTCAACACCTGCTTGACGGCCGACAGTTGGTCTGAGGTGTCGTAGATCACGAAGTCGGGCGGAAGGCCGACGTGGGTGGCCTCGCGCCTGAGCAGCCGGGCACAGAGCGCATGGAAGGTCGATATCCAGAGGCCCCGGTAGGCGCTGCCGAGCAGTAGTTCGACGCGCTGCCGCATCTCTTCGGCCGCTTTGTTGGTGAAGGTGACCGCCAGCACCTCGTGTGCCTCGGCCAGGCCGCTCCCGACAAGGTACGCCACGCGGTACGCAATGACGCGAGTCTTGCCCGAACCCGCTCCGGCAAGAATCAGCAGCGGCCCATCAGTATAGAGAACGGCTTCGCGCTGTTCTGGGTTGAGGGAATTCAGAAAGTCCATGCAGTCTTCGGCAAACAGTCGGAAGAACCAGGCCGCCCGAGCGGGACGCGACGATCACTCCACCGTCACACTTTTTGCGAGGTTCCTCGGTTGGTCCACGTCCGCGCCGCGACGCACGGCCATGTGATAGGCGAGTAATTGCAGAGGGAGCACGAAGAGCACCGGCGACAGCAGCCGGTGCGTCGTCGGCAGCACGACGATCGAGTCGGTCGCCGGGTCAACAACGTCCGCCAGTCCCGCGTCGTTCTCGTTGGTGATGGCGACAATCGAGCCACCGCGGGCCTTCACTTCCTGGATGTTGCCCAGCATCTTCTCGAAGACGTGATCCCGGGGCGCGAGGGCAACGACGGGAAGATCTTCGTCAATGAGGGCGATCGGGCCGTGCTTCATCTCGCCGGCAGGATAGCCTTCCGCGTGAATGTACGAAATCTCCTTCAGCTTCAGCGCGCCTTCGAGCGCAATGGGATAGTTGATCCCGCGGCCAAGGTACAGGAAGTCGCGACTGTGCTGGAACCGTTTGGCGATGGCTTCGACCGGCGCTGATGCCTTCAACGCTTGCTCAATCTGGGTTGGAAGGTGCAGCAGCGCCTCGATGTGCGGGCGCGCCTGGTCCGGCCCCATTGTTCCGCGCGCCTGGGCCAGATTCAGCGCGAGCAGGTGGAGCGCCACCAGTTGCGACGTGAATGCCTTGGTGGACGCGACACCAATCTCCGGGCCCGCGTGCGTGTAGATCGTGCCGTCACATTCCCGCGTCGCCATGCTACCGACGACGTTGCAGATCGCGAGGCTGCGGGCGCCCTTCCGTTTCGCCTCACGCAGCGCGGCGAGGGTATCGGCGGTCTCGCCCGACTGCGTAATCACGACGGCCAGCGCGTGATCGTCGACCACCGGGCTGCGATAGCGATACTCCGACCCGTAATCCACTT
This genomic window contains:
- the gyrA gene encoding DNA gyrase subunit A, giving the protein MEAAARIPVAIEDEMKRSYLDYAMSVIIGRALPDVRDGLKPSHRRALYGMRLMGLGSNRTYRKCAKIVGEVMGNFHPHGDAAIYDTIVRMAQGFNMRYPLVDGQGNFGSVDGDPPAAMRYTEARLKALADEMMVDLDKETVDFVPNYDETTTEPTVLPSPIPNLLINGSAGIAVGMATNIPPHNLREIIDGVVWLIDHREASSAEKHAGLRRIVLGPDFPTGGQIVGRAGIELALRTGRGSITIRAKTEVEVSKKGDRQSIIVTEIPYQVNKARLIEKIADLVREKSVEGISDLRDESDRDGMRIVIELKRGEMADVVLNNLYKHTPLQSTFGIITLAIVGGRPRVLPLVEMLDLFIDFRREVVRRRIDYELRKAEARAHILEGLKIALDHLDAVITLIRSSRSPAEARDGLMSTFALSQIQAQAILDMQLQRLTGLERQKIEDELVDVLKTIERLRAILASETLVMDIIVSELRAIQAKFGDARRTEITDETGEFRVEDLIAEEDMAITVTNTGYIKRTAITSYRNQRRGGKGRIGMRFREEDFVDHLFIASTHAYIMIFSDRGRAYWLRVYEIPDVGPDGKGKALPNLVSMAEGERIAALLAVRTWDDDKFVFMGTRRGSVKKTALSAFSNPRAGGIIAMGVEPEDAVIAVQMTDGTGEIFIGTRDGMAIRFPETDVRPMGRTAYGVRGISLREGDDVVAMEVVQADGSGTVMNVCENGYGKRTDLDEYRVQSRGGVGIISIQTTDRNGRVVGIAYVRGEDELMLITQQGKVLRMPTSGIRAIGRATQGVRLIEIESEDRVVSVARLAEQEDDNPLAE
- a CDS encoding UvrD-helicase domain-containing protein; the encoded protein is MDFLNSLNPEQREAVLYTDGPLLILAGAGSGKTRVIAYRVAYLVGSGLAEAHEVLAVTFTNKAAEEMRQRVELLLGSAYRGLWISTFHALCARLLRREATHVGLPPDFVIYDTSDQLSAVKQVLKTLQIEESFIQPRAALSAISRAKNSMQSPAAMAAERSGYREDQIARVYLEYTKTLEASGALDFDDLLVRTVELFEKAEVVRRHYAQRFRFVMVDEYQDTNRPQYLLMRRFAEIHRNLTVVGDPDQSIYGWRGADIRNILDFEHDFPEAKVVRLERNYRSTQVILDAASAVIANNRNRKEKRLWTDLKGGDLIVYARCGDELEEADFVAKTARSARGENVDDMVAVLYRTNAQSRVVEDAMRRENLVYRIIGSVRFYERKEVKDALAYLKLLLNPHDSVSLRRVINVPARGIGKGVMDSLEAAGKDDEPAEGGNQTPEVRDQNANNMPLLAGDPTAPPPPRSLWTALVTGLDRRRFSNRAAASLTAFRDLVLSLTEMAHRETVSVTIAKVLDQSGYLQDLKDERSEEAQGRIENLAELVSAAREYETREAEPSLSGFVDRLSLLSEADESQGAENARILLMTMHAAKGLEFPTVIITGLEEGLFPHSRVSDSDDDLEEERRLCYVGMTRARLRLFLTSASRRRVFGEYRATEPSRFIDEVPPELVQRYDFVGYTGYNSSVRGAGYGNRSGFRSGDRDSGDRGAYGRRCVRESEQTYAPEDEDQSGSASGFRLGQRVKHSQFGLGTVIGVEDHNDDVKVTVRFATVGSKRLLARYAKLEKA